The Amblyomma americanum isolate KBUSLIRL-KWMA chromosome 2, ASM5285725v1, whole genome shotgun sequence genome contains the following window.
GGAGTACGACCTCGTGGGCGGCGTGGTGCGGGCGCTCAGCCCGCACTTATGGCAGCAGCGCTCTGCGGTTCTGAACCAGGCGCTTCTGTCCGCAGCTGCCTGCCTGCTGGCAGAGGTCGGCACGGTGGACATGCTTGCGGAGGACCTGCTGCCTCTGGCCAACATCGTGGTGAGGACACCTCCTCTCGTGCTACTCACACACATCTTTCTGTTGCCTCGCCGTGGACACATCCCCTACAGCTTTTGACATCTGCAAACACTTGTTTTGTGCGCCTGCTGTGCTAGCCGAGGCTCGCGTTTCCACTTGGCGATGGAAACAGGTGGGCGTAACAGCTATTGGTTTTTAGCTGTCGCCAGGCGAAGGCCTCTTCTTGCGTGAGTCGTTCGTGGAGTGATGGACAGCTGCGCCTGCCAAGGCGTTGATGCTGGAGCACACTGGCATAGTATTAACCCGATATCATTAAAGGCTGCGTTCACCAGAAAATCATGTGTCCGCGTTGTTGCGAGCGGAAAATCACGGGtgtggctctggcaggtggtccctagaaagcaacctaggaggcaggtggcccacctagtcCACGTGGCCTTGCAccgtcatcacaagctgctcaCCAGATAGTGAAAAAAACTGCCCACAGTGATaagtggcagttaaaataatttttggtcgctcgggaagagtaacctaggccgcacaagccccaccgttggcagcacctgccatcgcagggcagtggcgcatcgcttaaccgctgcacctcttcGCCAGGAaagggtatgaggactgccagggatctaaTAAAGTAAAGCAGAGAATgtcattctgcatatatgggaattaacacGTCACGCTATacagtcatacccttaaggtggagcttaagtgcccccgtccctttttttttgagggggggggagAATTGGGTCCGATGTGGGACTGCGGTCACGGCACATACGTAACCCCACAGCACACAAGCTAATTTAGCGCATTCAAGATTAAAGTCCGACCCAACATTTGCTTTTAATATGCGAAGGAACAAAACTCACACTTTATCGACGCTGCTCAGATCATGTGGAGCATGCCGATTTGAAACCCGCGCTTCCAGGCGCAACGTTGACCAAAGGCCCCCGTTTCGGTAGCACCATCTGCCGAGAGTGACGCGAAACGAACATGTCCTCTAGACGACCTTCGTCCAGCCCGTGCTAGCGCCTGAACCGGCCGCTTGGTGTCGGCCTCCTTGAGTCCCTGACGTATGTTAGCCATTCTTGTAATCAGCCGGAGGATCTGTTCTGTGGTCTGATTGTCAAGGTGTAAGATGTGGGTAGCGCTGCCATCTTGCTGTACATCGAGGCCGAGGATGCGTAGGCATGGTACCGTAGGGATGGGAGTGTTATCCCGGTTCTTTGAGCATCCGGTACCAGGAAAGAGTGGCCTCGATCCTCTTTTGCAGTGCAATAGTAGGAGCTCTGACTTGGCTGGGGACTAGCTGAGTCCCCTTCTGCGTGCGTAATAGATGTCCGCGGCTTGTTTCGAATTGCACAACATCGGTCGCCGTGGTTGTcctggcttaataataataatacactcgacctcgttataacgaaacggtttacaaCGAAATGTTGGATATAAATAAGGAATGACGATTTCTCTTGGAAGCTCAGTCAACGCGCGCAATAACGAACTTACGGCAATAACGAAGTAattgccgggccccttcaacttcgtcaTAGCGAGGTTCAACTTAATTCTCACGACGTCGCTGCTGATCGATGCCAACACAAGGGCGAGCCTAACTCCTCTGTTTACACCTCACGAGCAGTCGTGGACATATACCAACGTTTAGTGTCATCTAGTAAAACATGGCGTAGCTTATTGGTTCGATGAGGAGCTACTCGAATTCTGCAGGAACTTGGATGGTTTAGATCATCATCATCCTAACTATGGTCGCTACAACGAAGAGCCGTCTCCCATAgacctccagttaaccctgtttTGCGCCAGCTGTGGCTTACGTAatccctgcaaacttcataatctacTCCACACACCCGACCCCAAGGTTTACTTTTGGCTTCTTTTGGAACCCGTTGTTACCCTGTAATGGACCATCGGTTACTTTCCCCGAATATGTTATTATGCAGCTTCAGTGAGGCTGGTCATGATGGTgctttgttattttttcattgctCACGTGCATGAGATGCGTGAAAAGCACGAAACAATAAAAGCGAAACTGTTTCTTTGGGCCATGCTCCTGTGCGAGATAGAATTCCTTTGCAAACCATTGTATTCCATCTGGCTGACTGATCCATCTTGGCGCGCTGTATGTATGGAGTCGATCTTGGCGGCCTTTAATATGAAGAGTCCATCTGGGCGCGCTATCTATGGGGTCCATCCCGGAGCCCTATGTATGGAGACACACCCCTCTGGACTCGCAGGCGATGCACACGGACCAGCAGGCCCACTTCTACGCTGTGCCTCTCGCTCTGTGCGCCTCCACCAACCTGATGCTTCCCATGTCGCTGCCTGTCATCTTCGTGCACGGCTTGCGGGAGCTGGACCTCACACAGCTGGTGAGGCCGCAGGCTGCCGCTCTGTCGAGACATGCGACTCTAAAACATTTGTGATAAGTGGCCCCAGTCTCATCACAAATGGAAAGCATTTTGAACACTAAGGTGCATAGTTTTGTAGAGGTAAATACTTGCACGAGAACCGGAAAGGAAGCCTCTGTTCACTGGCTGACCGACGTCTTCACAAGAAAGCCAGTCCTTTTGTCGAATCGTttgttagcggactgaagcatcTACTCCTGTCCAGGACTTTCCTTCGAAATGCCACCCTTGTTCCGCTATTCATCTcatgtacagagtcgatcacacttgtctagagcgctcgaacggtgcagtccggtggaaataaagcgaaattatAAAGTAGGTATTGACATTCATTGGTAatacttgcgatgaagagcagCCTAATATTCATGTGCAACGCACACGCATCAGCGACTTACcctcagcaaagcagctgcgataagatttaacttcatttgctccgcagcacaccgctcgagcgctctagacaagtgtgatcgactctgtacgttgAGAGTATACAGCACAAGTCTTGAGAGTACATGATTGTGCCTATAACGGTACCGTCCTTTCAAAAGCGCCCAGGACTATCGACTTGCTTCTGGAACCAGGAACCCGTTGTGCGGCTTCTacacatacccgccgcggtggctcagtggttagggcgctcgactactgatccggagttcccgggttcgaacccgaccgcggcggctgcgtctttatggaggaaaaacgctaaggcgcccgtgtgctgtgcgatgtcagtgcacgttaaagatacccgggtggtcgaaattattctggagccctccactacggcacctccttcttcctttcctctttcactccctcccttatcccttcccttacggcgcggttcaggtgtccaacgatatatgagacagatactgcgccatttcctttccccaaaaaaaccaattattattattctacacATAGCCCTAAATCTCTAGAAGCTAAGGACATCTTTGTTCGTCAGCTGTTCAGAGCTTTGTGAAGCCAAGGGCACTACTCTATAGCGCCACTATACACGAGCCGGCAATAAATTTGGTGAATCAGGAACTATCGAAAAAATATTATACACATGTCCGCGCTCTCTCCAGCTTGTCGTGGGCATCGTGGTCAAGACGGTGCTGGTGGCCTGCATCCTCCTCTCTTTGAACACTACGGGCCACTTGCTGTCCCACCTGGCCGAGGCCTCCAGCGATGGGCGCGTCGTCCAGACAGCGCCCTCCGTAGGGCCTGCAGCCAACCGTTCCAGCCTTTTCAACTAATCACAGCGACCGGTGCTCACGCGCATACGCCTCCGTCCGCAGCATCGGCGCACAACGCGTGTTGCGCATACTCATCCCGCTGGTCATCAGTGGCTCCCTTGTTCACGGTGCAGGGCAGACATCACGCTGTATGGCTCTGGCTGGATGCGCAGGATGGCGCCACTATAGTCCTCACAATCGTCCACGTTGCTGTACTACCCCGTGGACAGTACATACGCATTGCGGACGTTCGAGTGTTCTTTACTTCGCAGTAAACTCATTTCTCTGTTTGCACAAGCGTAGAATGTGTGGCTGCTTGCGTCTGCCTCTGGCCGCCTTCAACCGCCTCTGGCACCAAGTATTGATgtcatagatagcataagagggttcgCGCACAGCCGCAGCCCCCACCGTTCGATTCCGTTCGACTTGACACTCGCTGTAATGCAGAACGTTGTGTCCGCCGCCATGGACGATGCTGGCACTGGATAACAGACTCAAGGTTAGGCTTCACCTAGCATAAATACCCCCCAAAAGTAGAAGGCCGGACAGCCGCCGCCATAGCCCACATGGGAGAGCACCGTAAgcgaaggtcgtgggttccgagCCTATATACtctcggcatgtggctgttttAGTGCTCTAGCAATTATAGTGCTAGGCTATAACCGTGCTATgcggcagctcatttaatcgtAAAATGAAGgttgagaagagcaacctgggtcgcaccctaacccaagcaacccaagacccactgatggcagcacctgccatagaacaCAGAATTTACTGCCAAAAGTTACAGAAGTGGCTGAAGTTAATTCTGTGTAACTGCCATAGAGCAATAACACACAAGACAGGGCAGACGCTAACAACCAAAGTCAAGTCAGTCaagtcagttttatttacatcattatgatgtgggcaggctcaggcaaaaagcgaacgattttcgcttgagggagcccgagcccccctacatggcgtacagcaagggcaaaaaatttttttttttttaaagtacaaaatccacacacgctacctaacagaatataatacaggaatttcagaacaatcgatataaactcttggtacatgttcattaatacggaatacattggtgttaacatagatgcaaaagtcattcgtgtcacacttttcacacaaagggaatacagtggcttacaaaaaatgatttcttagagtttgtgtactagatgtttcaagagaaaaacgttcaaagatgaatttgtttagtaaccttggaactgcatgacgcatcatctgtcgaccatgttctgtacggcaaaagggaatggtccaacgttcgtgttttcgaaacgagtatggcgttgagtttgtttcgagggatgacaatgctgtcaagaaattgtcaccgtgagaaatggattttttatatcttatggctaagaaaaattcgtatagCTTATGAGCGGGTATGATTTTGAATCTCTTAAACAGTTCTTCGGTATGTGCGAGGTAGTCAACAAGTTATCGTAGACTTGCGCTTGGGTGGTCCACTTAGAAGAGTAACCAATGTAGTAGAAATGTTTTCGGTTAAAATTTATTTTTGGGCTCGCTGGTTCATACTTGAATCATAAGAGGACAGCGCAAAAAACTACACGGAACACAGCAGTATACACGGCTGCGCCGCCAGCTGGCAAAATAATATCCTATGCGGACCTATCCCAGCTACGCTACCTCGACGGCATCCTCCTCCTCACCCTCAAGTTGAAACACGTGACGGGGGTGTTTCCACAAGTGGGGGGAAAAGTGTGTGCGCGCAAGAGTGTACGTGACAGGCCCCTCCTCCTTCGGCGAGGCCGTTTTCTAACTAGGGATTTTAGGGAACGAGAGCCCTACAAAACTCGGGAACGAGTGCTGTACAAAACTCGGGAACGAGTGCGACCAAGACTCCTCTTTGTTCTTGTACAATATGTAAATAAATCCACTCGTAATCCAGCGCCCGTCATCAAACTTCCCACGACGGCATTCCTGTCCTGCATGGTATAGGAATGGGCGTCGGCCGAGGTACCGTCAAGTAGTGGCTCTCGAACCAGCACCCAACACTATACACCCAGAGTCACTGTTAGAAGTGTCATCAACCAGCAAATCTTTTCCGCCTTTTATGGGCGTGTCCCAAGTAACCGCAAGAGTGCAGCACAAACATTACACAAGGGCAGTGGGAGGCCATGCCATCCAGCTCCGACGACCAGACCACTCAAGCTAAGGTTGCCAAGGCAGCCCGTGCGGAGACAGCCGCCGCGGCCAAAGGGTTACCGGTTGGTTTCGTCCCCCGCAGCAACCCCCTCTTTTCCATCCCCAGCCGATGTTTTATGTAGTACCAGTAAAAGTGTTTACGCACGCACGCAAGGCGCGAAGTGATTTCTACGGATCGATGGCGGCTTAATAGGGCGGCAAGGGAACGTCAAGGGAATGCGAAGCCGAAGCCCCGTTCGGGTCACGGTTCCAGGCAATCCGAACGAAACTGCTTAGGATTAAAAAGTAATCATAAAAATGCGAGAAAATGTGTGGCCGCAGAGCGATTCGCGTGCAAAGTAATATCCCAGGAGTTTCGCTCTGCCACACGGTCGCGCTTCATTCTTGGGGGGATGGGGGGATGGGAGGGGGGGATAGCAGGTCCACGTTACAGCCCCCTTGCCAGATCTCACGTGACTGCGAGGGCAGGCACGGGAGCAGTAGCAGAAAGGTGTGGGTGCAGACTAGTTGGTAATCCATAGTAAGTCCTTTATGCGGGGGAAGCACAGGGACTTAAGAAAAACTATGGACAAGCGCTACTTccaactaaatttttttttacatatttgaTCGGAATATAGAAGCCCATGAAAGGGGGGAAGAAGATAAAACCAACACAAAGAGCATACAATACAAAATCAATGTTCCGCGGTTCTTGCAGAGATACATGACCTTTCCCGAAAGAGCGACTGACGGCGCTGGAGCCAGTCCCTGATGCAGCCAGTCCCTGTCGTTTCTATCCCCACAGCTCCTAATATATGTCTTGTAATTAATCTCCGTTGAATGGCTGTCAACAATTACAGAATGCGGAACATCAGGAGCACTGTGGTCACCATCCTCTAAATCACAGTCTCGGCAATTAATTGCAAGTGTTTCATGCATTTGACACACATTGTTGTCATGCCCTTGCTGTCGTTCATTCACACATTGTCCGCTCTGCACCACGTAGAAACGGCCGCTTGACAACGGTATTTTATAAACGATGCCCTCAGCACAGTGAACATACCAGTTGGTATGTCGTGTCTGACAGTCTATTTTTAATTCCCGACGGCCTCGTCAATCTACACGGCCTGCTTAGTTTATGGGGTGCTGAAAGAACGACTCTATGATCACTCTCCCAGCAATCTTCGTGAGATTGTGGGACAAAGCAGGGATATACGGCAAGGCTACAACCCTTTTCTTTTCTGGTTTTTCTTTATCACTGTTTATCCTTCTGCTTTTTGAGGATTCCCTCAGCTACAGCACAAAGCAAATGTACGGGATATCCGCTTGACTTTACCCATTCATCTGTCTCAAGAAACTGTTGGTAAtcaaggaaggggggggggggggggggggggggggcaaggcttTCCCAAGGCATTCGAAAGGCAGGTTTGCACAATGCCCCTTTTTACTCatcctttgtttttattttattttggctgcatcgtgccaaaatgcatgcgtttTCGAAGagaatgcaggcaaagcaatccctCCACTGAAAGTAACTCAaccgaaatagccaaattttgtcgagccacagcgccaagaaaAATCGCGTGTTCTAAAAACTAAAAATGGATGCGGCTGTAACGATGGGCTGCAGAtgtctaattgcaaccaggcgcctgtgatagttaaaaattaattatcagaaattagttaagcaGCTAACTAGCTAACATTATTCACCCGTTTTCTGATCTCCACCAACGCAGGTACAATTATTccgcagaagccgccttcatCCCTAAAAAAGTCTATATTTAAAACTTAGTGGTGGCCTTCCCTGAAAAATCTTGTGTTTCATAGCTTTTAAAACTATACGAATAGATTGCAGTATTCAAGTACAGGCTTAAATCCTCTCTACATTCCACCATTTTAGTCATAGCCGCTGAGAGACACAATAATTTGCTACATTGTTTCCAAAACATGTCCCACAAACAAAGCTTTTCTTCTCACAGTGATGTAAATCAAAAGATGAGAAGCAATTCCTACCAAAATAAGTTTAGCTGTAACAGCAGTGTTTGATGCAGCCTATACATTCGATAAGCTGTCAAACTCCCCCGCTTCTCTATTGCTGCCCACTAAACATTCTTCGGCTCAACACGCTCAAGAAGTTATTACAAATATTCTTCTCTCTAACTTAACAATGCTGAAGTTCGGCGTACAAAACCTGCGCGCACTTCGCTCAGCAGGAGAGTAAATCTCTTCCGTCAGCGCGGTTGTGAAATCCAGAAATTTCATTCAAGCATAGAAATAAGGATACGTGGAGACCGACTGATTTTTGTTTGTTAGTTTTTTAGTGGTTTTTTTTACGGCACTTTGACAACTGCGCACGAACCATGCCCTATCGCAAAtttcgcagttggcgccatagcCTCCAAGATTCGTCAAAAGTCAACAGACAATCTTTGAGGTCGGGATGCGGTGATGCGACTGCCGCGCCACCATTTGAAATGAAGACCCCTTGTTCCTGCATTCATTAGCACAGTATACGCACCTTGTAAGAAAAATATTTGCCTGCTGAAGCACAAAGCAGGAATATGAGAAAAATAAATGGGTGTTCTCGATGAGAGCGGTGCAAGGTAACATGCATGCAAGATTTGCTAGATCCGCCGTCAGCGCCACCATCGCAGACTTTTCAAAATGGCTCCTCCGGCGAGAGGCGAGCTCTCCGACGCTGAGAAAGAACTTTATAAAGCAATTCAGGCCGGCGATGTGTCCGAAGCCCGGACGCTGCTCAACCGTGCGCGCATCGAATGCCTGGACGAGCACGGGATGACGCCGCTCCAGCACGCCGCTTACCGCGGCAACTACGACCTGTGCAAGCTGTTCCTCGAGTGCGGCGCCGACGTCAACTCGCACTACCACGACTCCGGCTACACGGCGCTCATGTTCGCCGGCCTGGCCGGCCGCGCAGACGTCGTGAGCCTGCTGCTCGAGCACGGCGCCTCGACCACCGCCGTCAACTCGGTGGGTCGCACAGCGGCGCAGATGGCCGCGTTCGTGAGCAACCACGACGTGGTGGCCATTATCAACAACTTCCTGCCGCGCGAGGAGCTGGAATACTACGCCCGGCCGCAGGGGCTCGACAAGGAGCCGAAGCTGCCGGCATCTCTGGTGTCCCCGCTGTACCAGCTCATCGTGCGCACCAACATCCACCCGGTGCGCGTCGCCCTGTACCTGCAGGAGAAGCGCGAGCTGCTCGACCAGTCGACCAAGGTGGAGCGCGTGCTGAACCTGCTCTGCGAGAAGCAGATGAAGGCCTCGGAGCCCAACGAGATGCTGGCGCTCAAGTTCCACCACCTGGCCTTCCTCCTGAGGACCTGCTGCAAGTTCCTGCGCGACCGCGCGGCCCCCGCGACCGGCGGAAGCGACTCCGCAGAGGGCAAGGCTGCCAAGAAGACCTCGGGCCTTCTGGAGCCTCTCGTCAAGACGTGGCTGCGCGGCCGCGACGAGGACGACTTTCCCGTGCTCCTGGAGAAACTGCTGCGGCAGTCCGTGCGCGAGTTCCCCTACCACGAGTGCACCATCCTCCAGCAGCTGGTGCACACGCTGTCCGGCGTAGAGGTGAGAAGGCGGTTGCAATATTCGTCGCATAAGCTTTAGCCTACGATTAGCGCGCGGTTTCGCTGAATGGTCGCCTTGATGTATCATAAGTCGTGCTAAGAATTAGGTGCTTGCGATTTTGCTACCTCACAAATTGCAGTGGATTGCTTTCACACTGCACGATGGGCAGCTGTCATATCTTCCATTCCTAAGTATACGAGCTGGTACTTATCGCTGTTTTTCCACTTCCCAGCGATTCCTCGAAAGCATCTAATTTAAACCAGCAGCAACCTGTATCAAGTATTTCAACAATATGATTGCAGCACTGAAAACAGGCAGCTACTTAGCCATGGTGCAGAAGGCGTATCAATAGCTTCATGTGAATAGGCGACGCTAGTGCACCGCACCTCTAAACGCAGATGTGTTTTGCTCTCTGACATAATATGTGCAATTTTCCGCAGGTTGGCAATGAGCCCAGTGCCATCTCCATCCTGGCTGAGGCCGTTCGTGGCCAGAAGGGTTATGACCAGGGGGCCTCGTGTACCACCTGCGGCGAGCCCCAGGCTGACAAGCGCTGCTCAGCCTGCAAGTCTGTGCAGTACTGTGGAGCCATCTGCCAGAAGCTGCACTGGTTCACGCATAAGCGCCACTGTGCTCGGCTGGCCGCTGAACACCAGAAAGCTGTCGAGGAGAAAGCTATCCAGGAGGAGTGTGAACGCCGCACTAAGGAAGAACAAATATCAACCACAGCAGAAGAGAAGTCGTCGAAAGAGTCGGCGGATGACAGTTCTGCAGAAGCCCCACCACCCGGCAAGTGGGCCAGTACTGCACCGATAGAGACTGCTTGAGTGTCCACCGACGAAACAGGGAAGATCTTAGTTATAGTGGCGGGATTGTCTCCGCGTCTTTCATAAAAGTGAAAAGCCCAGCATTGCTGTGCAGTGCAGGGAAGGTGAAGGCAGCTCCCTTGAAATGTGCTTGCTTGTACTGTAGTAGACTTGTGAACACACCGTGTCCAGCCTGCACATTTTGTGCTACACTTGTGTATTGTGCCTCCTGTGCTTCCATTGTTCAGAGTGCTTTATAGCAAACAAATGTGATTAAGCAAATATGTGGGCAGTGTGCTTTATCTGCCGATCCTCCATATGAATTCTCGCAGCTTCTGAAGTAATGGCACGAAAAAAAGCAGATGCAAGTTCCAGCAAGTTCCACCTTCATGGAATGTATAGAGAATTCCAGACGGCTTAAATTTCACCTCAGATGTGCAGGAGATGCAAAGATCAATAGTGTGCGGCTTCTTGAATCTTGCATGCCAGTACTGCTTGTCTAAGATCCCTATATGGTTCAAAGTTGAAAGCAACATTATAAATGCAATGTTGCACAACATACAAGTAAGGACACTCTGCAGCTTTCCCACAAACATCTATGCCTGACAGTCATGATGATGATCACTACCATTAAGACCAGCAGTTCTAGTCGGGTGCTACCAACTCTGTTCACATACTCTGTGTGCCACTATGGCTGTCAAGGTCCACATTTTTAAAACTCTGAGAAGCATCGGCTGTTTATGAACTGCCATGGCAGATCAGGAGTTTTGTATGTGCACACTCGCAACCGCATCTAGGCGTATGGGTCCACGCAGTGCTGACTCACTGTACTGTGCACCATAGCATCACCATATTCCTAGCCTACTAGAGTTGTGCAATTTTTTCTCTGCTTTAATTGTGTGAAGTCCTTTCTTAAATGCACGCTGCACTCATGTTGGAGGAAGCCATTTTTTGGCACTTTAGTTGACATTATTTATGAAGATTTACCAGAGTAAGTTATttctaaaataaaaatgtttcagtTGTTGCTCTAGTAACTTCCTTGATATTcctttcctatatatatatattttcttcATTCATAGCTGAGTTAAAGCTTGATGCTTGAGTTAGAAACATTGCATTGTTCTTTTGACAGCAATGGAATGGGAGGGGAATGGAAGCAACGTGGCACAGGGGAACAGCGCGAAACTGAATCAAAAGGACTGTTCTAGAACTGCAATACGCCAATCCCACTTTGACCTAAAATTGAGTGTCTCCATTCTGGTGCTCAGTATGTCTGGCAGTTTATACACACCCAGCTGGGATTCTCTCCGAGATGTAAGTATACAGGCAATAACATGCTACCCTCTGCACTCTGGTAGGGAAATCTTGAAACACAATAATTCACGTAAAAAAGATGCATGCAAGTTTCTGATTGGCTGCTGCTATTTGGCAATTaagcactgaagaaaaaaaagcttgacAAGGAATGTGTGCTGCGTTGGTGCTCCTTTGCTTGCAGTCTGCGTCTACCATTATGCCGCACCTTTGTATGGGTATCTAAGTTGGAATGAGCAAGAGCAAATGCTGTTGTTGCTTCTACACCAACATTAGAATGTCTCATTAGCAATATCTAtccaccagccgcggtggctcagtggttagggcgctcggctactgatcctgagttcccgggttcaaa
Protein-coding sequences here:
- the LOC144120967 gene encoding ankyrin repeat and MYND domain-containing protein 2-like, with the protein product MAPPARGELSDAEKELYKAIQAGDVSEARTLLNRARIECLDEHGMTPLQHAAYRGNYDLCKLFLECGADVNSHYHDSGYTALMFAGLAGRADVVSLLLEHGASTTAVNSVGRTAAQMAAFVSNHDVVAIINNFLPREELEYYARPQGLDKEPKLPASLVSPLYQLIVRTNIHPVRVALYLQEKRELLDQSTKVERVLNLLCEKQMKASEPNEMLALKFHHLAFLLRTCCKFLRDRAAPATGGSDSAEGKAAKKTSGLLEPLVKTWLRGRDEDDFPVLLEKLLRQSVREFPYHECTILQQLVHTLSGVEVGNEPSAISILAEAVRGQKGYDQGASCTTCGEPQADKRCSACKSVQYCGAICQKLHWFTHKRHCARLAAEHQKAVEEKAIQEECERRTKEEQISTTAEEKSSKESADDSSAEAPPPGKWASTAPIETA